A genomic stretch from Sulfurihydrogenibium azorense Az-Fu1 includes:
- the amrB gene encoding AmmeMemoRadiSam system protein B has protein sequence MLTVRKPAVANLFYTGDKERLYYTVKSYIEKAPLYPYKPEGLISPHAGYMYSGIVAGVSYKQLLNLDLDKHYTFLLIGPSHYVYLQGISFGYYDFWQTPLGNVKVAKEKIEAFIKSYPNFPITLNTLPHQKEHSLEVQVPFLQVIMKNFDIIPVVYGDIDSIYVKKVIDFFKDENTVVIISSDLSHYYPDSIAREIDKNCHIAVERLNETYLENCEACGKIGIEAMIKYAKENGLKAKMLDYKTSGDTGGDYSSVVGYGSYIFYK, from the coding sequence CTGTTGCAAATCTATTTTATACAGGAGATAAAGAAAGACTTTACTACACAGTAAAGAGTTATATTGAAAAAGCTCCCCTCTACCCTTATAAACCAGAAGGTTTAATATCTCCCCATGCCGGCTATATGTACAGTGGTATAGTTGCAGGTGTTTCTTATAAACAACTTTTAAATTTAGATTTAGATAAACATTACACATTTTTACTTATTGGACCTTCTCATTACGTTTATTTACAAGGTATCTCTTTTGGATACTACGACTTTTGGCAAACACCCCTTGGAAACGTAAAGGTAGCAAAGGAAAAGATAGAAGCTTTTATTAAATCTTATCCAAATTTCCCTATCACCTTAAACACTTTACCCCATCAAAAGGAACACTCTTTAGAGGTTCAAGTACCTTTTTTACAGGTAATTATGAAAAACTTTGATATAATTCCTGTTGTCTATGGAGATATAGATAGTATTTACGTTAAAAAAGTCATAGATTTCTTTAAAGATGAAAATACGGTTGTAATAATCAGCTCCGATTTGAGCCATTACTATCCAGATAGTATTGCAAGGGAGATTGATAAAAACTGTCATATAGCAGTTGAAAGATTAAATGAAACATACCTTGAAAACTGTGAAGCTTGTGGAAAAATAGGAATAGAAGCGATGATAAAGTATGCAAAAGAAAATGGATTAAAAGCAAAGATGTTAGATTATAAAACATCTGGAGATACAGGAGGAGATTATAGTAGTGTCGTTGGATATGGAAGTTATATCTTTTATAAGTGA
- the amrA gene encoding AmmeMemoRadiSam system protein A, whose translation MSLDMEVISFISEEEGKFLLKLARKSIEYYLTYRSILPIDERDIPFDNLKRKGASFVTIETKYGNLRGCIGSIIPYRPLYEDVVHNAVSAAVSDPRFPPLTLEELPNVKIKVSVLTYPKPLIYKDWKDLLEKLKPFEDGVIIKYKNHSATFLPDVWEEIPEKELFLSHLCLKAGLPPDFWKTGLLEVYTYKTIRFSE comes from the coding sequence GTGTCGTTGGATATGGAAGTTATATCTTTTATAAGTGAAGAAGAAGGCAAATTTTTACTTAAATTAGCGAGAAAATCTATAGAGTATTATTTAACCTATAGGTCTATTTTGCCTATTGATGAAAGAGATATACCATTTGATAATTTAAAAAGAAAAGGAGCTTCTTTTGTAACTATAGAAACCAAGTATGGAAATTTAAGAGGTTGTATAGGTTCAATAATTCCATATAGACCATTATACGAAGATGTGGTACATAACGCGGTATCAGCTGCAGTATCAGACCCAAGATTTCCACCTTTAACGTTAGAGGAACTTCCTAACGTTAAAATAAAGGTATCTGTGCTGACATATCCAAAACCACTTATTTATAAAGACTGGAAAGATTTACTTGAAAAATTAAAACCATTTGAAGATGGAGTGATAATAAAGTATAAAAATCACAGTGCTACATTTTTACCAGATGTATGGGAAGAAATCCCAGAAAAAGAGTTGTTTTTATCCCATCTATGCTTAAAGGCAGGATTACCACCAGATTTTTGGAAAACAGGACTGTTAGAAGTATACACCTACAAGACCATCCGTTTTAGTGAGTAA
- a CDS encoding glycosyltransferase family 2 protein, with amino-acid sequence MLVYQGEKTVPQVSVIIPVYNGEKYIKESINSVLNQTFKDLEIVVVNDASTDSTEKVIFENFRNEIKSKKIIYYKNPKNMERSYSRNKGYSISSGKYIFFLDYDDEWDKDYISESVKYLTDNDIVYSFPRTFIDSNGNIKRVSSKKLPEDVGKIIFSGNIGYPSASGFNRNSFLMYDENLSYREDWELFVRSFLLGFKIKVLDNNKVKIREHSGRTSKKNLDMLLNTVLIYKKYKNLIPDKYINYIKFHLGDMYLRYGDLPKGWKYILQSFKEKDLLTFKNIITLLKRGFRIDKYLSYYSLKRMVL; translated from the coding sequence TTGTTAGTTTATCAAGGAGAAAAAACAGTGCCACAAGTTAGTGTAATTATTCCTGTCTACAACGGAGAAAAGTATATAAAAGAGTCTATAAACAGTGTTTTGAATCAAACATTTAAAGATTTAGAGATAGTTGTTGTAAACGATGCGTCTACAGACAGTACGGAAAAGGTTATTTTTGAAAATTTTAGAAATGAAATTAAGTCAAAGAAAATTATCTACTATAAAAATCCTAAAAATATGGAAAGGTCTTACAGTAGAAATAAAGGCTATAGTATATCTTCTGGAAAGTATATATTTTTTTTAGATTACGATGATGAATGGGATAAGGACTATATAAGTGAAAGTGTCAAATATTTAACCGATAACGACATAGTTTACAGCTTTCCACGAACATTTATAGATTCAAATGGAAATATCAAAAGGGTGTCATCTAAAAAACTTCCAGAAGATGTTGGAAAAATTATTTTTTCAGGGAACATTGGTTATCCTTCTGCATCAGGGTTTAATAGGAACAGCTTTTTAATGTACGATGAGAATTTAAGTTATAGAGAAGATTGGGAGTTGTTTGTAAGAAGTTTTCTATTGGGCTTTAAGATTAAAGTTTTGGATAACAACAAAGTAAAGATAAGAGAACATTCAGGTAGAACAAGTAAAAAAAACTTGGATATGCTTTTAAATACTGTTTTGATTTATAAAAAGTATAAAAATTTAATTCCTGACAAGTATATTAACTATATAAAGTTTCATCTTGGCGATATGTACTTAAGGTATGGAGATTTACCTAAAGGTTGGAAGTATATATTGCAAAGTTTTAAAGAAAAAGATTTATTAACATTTAAAAATATAATAACTCTTCTTAAAAGAGGCTTTAGAATAGACAAGTATTTATCTTATTACTCACTAAAACGGATGGTCTTGTAG
- a CDS encoding (2Fe-2S) ferredoxin domain-containing protein, producing the protein MAEFRHVFVCMQRKPPGMPSCGDKGSDQIFMKFQEALMTKGLFNKMAVTATGCLGPCMFGPNVVVYPDAIWYGNVTPADVEEIIQKHIIEGQPVERLIVSKGKPPGMF; encoded by the coding sequence ATGGCAGAGTTTAGACACGTTTTTGTATGTATGCAGAGAAAACCACCGGGAATGCCTTCTTGTGGTGATAAAGGTTCAGATCAAATTTTTATGAAATTCCAAGAAGCTCTCATGACAAAAGGACTTTTTAACAAGATGGCTGTTACTGCAACTGGATGTTTAGGTCCTTGTATGTTCGGTCCAAACGTCGTTGTTTACCCGGATGCTATATGGTACGGCAATGTAACCCCTGCAGATGTTGAAGAAATCATTCAAAAACACATAATAGAAGGTCAACCAGTAGAAAGACTAATAGTATCAAAAGGTAAACCACCCGGAATGTTCTAA